GTAAAACTCCCAGTACCAGTGTCTTCCCAAAAATTCGCGAGTGCGAAGGCTGGATAATCGGAGATGTAACGGCGATATGCCAATGAAGTCCCCGATTTTTGAAGTCGATCAGCTTTTGCTAACCGCTCAAATCCGACTATCGAACTCTTCCAGAAACCCTTACCAGGTGAGTATTGATAGCCTTCAAACTCGTAGACAAATCCTGTCGATGAACTCCCACTTTGAGAGCGTAAATCGCTCAATCGAAATATCAAATCTTCCGAAGTGAACAATTCCGGCATTGTCTTTTCTTCGCGCGATAGTCTACGATACGGCCCAGCAGGCTTTCGTACAAATTGATACGTATCTACTCCATCGCCTCCAAGCACTTTCTTGCGAAGAGGCTGCCTGTATTTTGTAAATTCTTTGTTCTTTCCATACCAAAGCAAAAAGTCGAAAGACTGTGGCAAAAAACTAAGCCCTCGCCCTGTTGTCTTTGCAAAACAGATCTCGCTCAAGAAGTTTTCTACTCCAAACACCTCATCCATCAACGCCCGTACCCGATGCACATTCTCATCCCCAATCTGCACAAAGATCGAACCCGAGTCCGTCAACAAATCTCGCGCCACTGTCAGCCGATCCCGCAAATACGTCAAATACGAATGAATCCCATCGCGCCACGTATCGCGAAACGCCTTCACCTGTTCCGGTTCGCGCGTAATGTGGTCGGTGTTGCCGTCTTTCACATCGCGGCTCGTGGTTGACCACTGAAAATTGGAGTTGAACTTGATGCCGTAGGGCGGATCGATATAAATGCACTGCACCTTGCCGCGCAGGCCTTCGCGCTCGGCCAATGAAGCCATCACCTGCAAGCTGTCGCCGAGGATCATGCGGTTGCTCCAGTTGGCCTCGTGCTGGTAGAACTCGGTTTTGGCGTTGTCGCTCGGCAGGCCATTGAAATCCGCAAAGAGATCGACTTGCTCTTCCGCGGTTTTCTTGCCGCTTGCGCTGCGGCGGAGCAGATCGTCAATCAACACCTTCGGATGCACCTTCTCTTGAATATAAAGCGGCGGCGCTTGCACGACGAGATCGGACCAATCCTGCTCGTCCTTGCCGCGCCAGACGAGTTGCGGATCGAGATCGCGATTGCGGTTCGACGCCGGCTCACCGACACGGCGCTCATAAGCCACGCGCAACGGGCTTTGCTCCTCCTTCTGCATTACCGATTGATATTCCGCGGTGGGAATGTTCTTGCGCGAAGCGTCGTCATGTTTAATGGCTTCGACGATTTTCTTGCCTGATTTTTTGCCAGTTTTCTTGGCCATGGGGTTGGTCCTTGTTGATCTTTATACGATTCCCGTTTATTGCTTCCGGCTGCTTTTGCGGCGCTGATAGAGGCGCTCGGTGAAACCGCCTTCTTTTTCAAAGGCGGTGGCTTGGGCAGCAAGCTGGCGGCCTAGAAGAGAGACAGCCACTCCAATTAGAACTAAAGTTGCATTTGCTGCAATTTCAGAATGGGCCATCCTTATGGACTCAATGGACTTCATGGACTGTCCAGATTGTCCATGCTGTCCATAAATTTCTTTAACCCAAGCCGCCACCTCATCAGCGGTGCCGCAGCGCCGATCAATCAGTTTTTTGCGGCGTGGGTCGTTCGGCGCCCATTTCTCCAAATCCCTTTGCCGCAAATAATCCTCATAGTCCAGCCGGAGTTCTTCCAGGCTGGCGCGCGCCACGTTGGTCAGTTTCATTTCCATTTTTTTCGAGGTGCCAGAAACTTGGCTGCCTTCAGCAATGTTTTGCACGCCGCTGCGCGCGGCTTGCACCATTTGATCGTGGGTGCGGCTGCGCTTGTCGATGTAACGATCGCAGAAGCGCACGGTCACATCGTAAACCAACTGCGCGATTTTGAAGCTCTTGAGCTTGCGGTAGCCGCCGTGTTTTGGAATTAAGGGTTCCGGTTCAGCCATGACTAGCGTCCGCTTGATTAGGAGTCCAAAGCGCCGGGGTTCTTCAAGGATTTCTTTTTTTCAGAAGCGAGGCGGCGTTCGACCTTTTTGACGTCTTCAGCCGCCGGCAAACTTTCGGGGCGGATGCCGCGTTCGAGCAGCGTTTTGCGCACGGCTTTGTTGTTGGTGATGTGCTCGTTGGAGATGGCGCCCTCGGTGGTCATTTGCTTTTGTTTGGCATTGAAGATGGTAATCTCCGTGGCAAAGTCTTTTGCCTTCAGGATGATCGTGGGCGCAAAATCGGCCAAAGGACGGTTGTCGGGTACTTTCCATTGCGCTTTCATGGCTTGCGTGGTTTTGTTGAAGAGTGCCTGATCGCCTTTGCTGCGGATCAATGCGAAATCCTGATTGCCGCCGGTTTGCTCATAGATGACTTGCGACAATTCTTTTTCCGTGGCCGTGAGCTTCTTGCGCGCCGAGAGACGCTCCGCTTCGAGCAGCCGCTGTTCGATCAACTCCGCGCGGCGGGTCTGAATGGCGAAGTAGGTTTGCGCGAAGGCAATTTCCTGTTTCTTGGGATCGCCATTTTGCGCGATGAGATAGCAGGCGTAGCGCGTGAGCATGAGATCGTCCACTTCCCGCTGGCTGCCCGAGCCGAGATCGACCATTTTGTTGACCTCAACAAAATGGTCTGAGATGGCGTGACCCGATACTTCGCAGGCGGTTTTGGCCTTACTGATGACGGCGGTAAAGTTGCGCCATTCGGTATAGCCAAGCAAGTGCTGCAAATCGCGCCCAAGCCAAAACTCGACGCCGGTCTCGGTTTGCTGCGCATGGGCCTCAAAGGTTGAGGTCAGCGTGTGAACCAACTCAGTTTTCATGGGTGAACCCTCCAATCATTTTGTTGAACTCGCTTTCAATCTCAAAAACCTCGGTAAACTCGGCGAACGCCCAGCGGCCATATTCTTTGAGATGATTGACGCCGGGAATCCAATACGTTTCCATCGTGGTTTTCTTTTCTTTGGCATCCTCGCGGCGATAGCCTTTGATTTCAACAATCAGGTGCAGCGGATCTTCGTAGCCGTCGTCGATCAAGACGATGAAATCCGGGCGATACTTGCGCAGCGCCGAGCCGTATTGATAGGGCACTTCCAAACCGAGATTGTGGTTCTTCACATAGGCTTTGACGCCCGGGTGAGACTCGGCTACACGGCAGAATTCCGCTTCCCAATCCGAATCGAGAATCACCCAATTTATATGACAGCGGCGCGCATCAGTTTCCCAGCGGTTGCGCTTGGTGGTGGTGAAATTGACGTGAATCGTGGAGCCGGTGGGATTGTACGGATCGATCACGGCTTTGATGGGCTGTTTGCCCGCGTGTGCGCGTGTGATGCCCGCGGTAATTCTTGCACATGCCATATCGGCCAGTTCCTGATATCTGAGTTGCGCGGGATACGTGCCGCCTTTGCAAA
This portion of the Cytophagia bacterium CHB2 genome encodes:
- a CDS encoding site-specific DNA-methyltransferase, coding for MAKKTGKKSGKKIVEAIKHDDASRKNIPTAEYQSVMQKEEQSPLRVAYERRVGEPASNRNRDLDPQLVWRGKDEQDWSDLVVQAPPLYIQEKVHPKVLIDDLLRRSASGKKTAEEQVDLFADFNGLPSDNAKTEFYQHEANWSNRMILGDSLQVMASLAEREGLRGKVQCIYIDPPYGIKFNSNFQWSTTSRDVKDGNTDHITREPEQVKAFRDTWRDGIHSYLTYLRDRLTVARDLLTDSGSIFVQIGDENVHRVRALMDEVFGVENFLSEICFAKTTGRGLSFLPQSFDFLLWYGKNKEFTKYRQPLRKKVLGGDGVDTYQFVRKPAGPYRRLSREEKTMPELFTSEDLIFRLSDLRSQSGSSSTGFVYEFEGYQYSPGKGFWKSSIVGFERLAKADRLQKSGTSLAYRRYISDYPAFALANFWEDTGTGSFT
- a CDS encoding four helix bundle protein; its protein translation is MAEPEPLIPKHGGYRKLKSFKIAQLVYDVTVRFCDRYIDKRSRTHDQMVQAARSGVQNIAEGSQVSGTSKKMEMKLTNVARASLEELRLDYEDYLRQRDLEKWAPNDPRRKKLIDRRCGTADEVAAWVKEIYGQHGQSGQSMKSIESIRMAHSEIAANATLVLIGVAVSLLGRQLAAQATAFEKEGGFTERLYQRRKSSRKQ
- the dinD gene encoding DNA damage-inducible protein D, coding for MKTELVHTLTSTFEAHAQQTETGVEFWLGRDLQHLLGYTEWRNFTAVISKAKTACEVSGHAISDHFVEVNKMVDLGSGSQREVDDLMLTRYACYLIAQNGDPKKQEIAFAQTYFAIQTRRAELIEQRLLEAERLSARKKLTATEKELSQVIYEQTGGNQDFALIRSKGDQALFNKTTQAMKAQWKVPDNRPLADFAPTIILKAKDFATEITIFNAKQKQMTTEGAISNEHITNNKAVRKTLLERGIRPESLPAAEDVKKVERRLASEKKKSLKNPGALDS